The nucleotide sequence TCAGCGGGGAGAGGGAGGTGCCCTCCAGGCCACGCAGCAAGATGGGTTCTGTGGGCAGAGATACCGTCCCCAGCCTCTCTGCTCTGGTTCCTGTTTCCAGCCTCAGAGCACAGAGTTCAGCTTGTGGTTCCTGGGTCCTGTGAGGGTTCGCAGGAGGCCTCTGTGGGCACTGGCACCTTCCGCTTCCACTGCCCAGCCTGCTGGGAGCAGGAGCTGTGTATTCACCTGCAGGTAGTGTGCCTCGCTCCCTCGAGGTGGGGCCCCCAgaacttcctccctccctctgcaccTCCTCCCAGTCTGACCTCTGCTCCACCTGGCAGAGTGGGCACCCTGGCAGCATGTGTAGGCCCATGCTGGCCTCCCCTTCCCGTCCCTCCCATACCTCTATGGCTGCCGGCGGGAGTTTGGTGAGGTCTTTGCTAGGAGTGGAAGCGTAAAGATTCTTAGGTCTCCATTCTTTGTCCCCTGCAGGATGCCCCCGAGGAGCAACTAAAGGTGCCACTGAGTGCCCTGCCCTCTGGTCAAGTGGTGAGGCTTGTCTTCCCCACGTCCCAGGTACTGGCCTCCCAGGGAAGGAAGCAAGGTGCCTGGATGGGGCTGGTACCCAGGCCACAAAGGGAGGGGCCTGCTTCCTGCTTCTCCGTGGGTCACACCCTGAGCAGGTGCTGGGACCAGGCTCTTTGGGGAGTGTCCTCTGAGCATCCCTGCTTCAGGCCTGGCGCCTGTGGAGACAGTGGCGGGGCGGGGGTGGTGCGCCGGGGATCAGGGTAAGAGGACCAGAGCTGGGTGGAGGTGGCCGACCTTTTGTGACTGGGGCCTTCACGGTTTTCAGGAGCCCCTGATGAGAGAGGAGCTGAAAAAAGAAGCAGGGTGAGAGGcctggctgggggctgggcaAGGCCCTGGAAAACAACCAGGGTGCGGGGCTGGAGGAGGCCTGGAGGAGGCCTGGAGGAGTGAGGGGGAGAAACAGCCGCCCCTCATCCTCATGCTCTCTGAAGGGGCTCAGGCTTGCGCTCGGTGGGGCACGAAGTACTGGGAGGAGTACTGGGAGGAGTCTTAGCACCTATGGTCAGAGGGGTGAGTGACCGGCCCAGTGCCAGGCACCCGGGGAGCACTTGATAAATGTTTGGCTGGAAAACGCAGGGAGGCGAGGATGGAAAATGGTAACATGGTTTGGGGCGCAGAGAGGGCAGGAAAACcaagggagagaagaggggaaatTGCGCCCTTTTGGGTGGAAGCTGTTATGGCTGGACCTTAAATGATCTTCGTAGAGTTGTCGCCCACCCTGGCCCTCTGTCTTGAGAGAGTGGCTTCTCACCTCACAGACACAGGATTATTGGTCCTTTTCTGCCCCGccccctgccctttttttttttttttttgagatggagtctctctgtgtcgcccaggctggagtgcaatggcgcgatcttggctcactgcaacctccgcctctggggttcaagcgattctcctgcctcagcctcccgagtagctgggattacaggtgcccaccaccacacccaactaatttttgtatttttagtggagacggggtttccccacattggccaggctggtcctggcctcaagttatatgcctgcctcagcctcccaaagtgctttgaaCTCCGTGGGTAAGGGACAGAACGCGAGACTTGGAGGGGGGGATCTATGGTATGGGGCCTGCCTGGGGGCCTGTCTGCACCTGGGAACCCCAAGCAGCCTCTTTCGGCCATGGCATTCTGGGTCCTGCCAGTCTGCTTTGCAGCATTCCCAAGCATGTCCACATGGACACACTCTCCCCAGGTGTCAAACTTCAGTCTTGTGACACAGGAGTGGCATTGAGGGttggggagaagagggagggcaGTAGGTATTACAGGTGAGGCAGACCCAGCTTTCCATTCTCTGGGGAGGGTTGAGAGCTGTCTCACAGTCTCTTCCTTCCCCGGCCAGACTGAGGGAGCTGGCCATGCGACTGGGCTTCGGGCCCTGTGCAGAGGAGCAGGCCTTCCTGAGCAGGAGGAAGCAGGTGGTGGCCGCGGCCTTGAGGCAGGCCCTGCAGCTGGACGGAGACCTGCAGGAGGATGAGGTTTGGGGGCTGGGCTGGATGGGGTGTCCCCGGGCTTGCTTGGGCCTAGCTCCTGGTGCTGAACACTGGAGCTGCTTGTCCCTGATCTAGACCAGAGCTCGTAGCTGCCTGTCCCCACCCTGCTTCCTCTCACCTGGTGTTAGCAGGGACTTGGTACAGGCAGAGTGTTGCTTGAGGCACCTGGAGCCTGCATGGGAGCTACCTCATAGGGCTGGCTTTCCTACTCTGTTTCTTGGTTCTCAGCCTAgcctgtctgaggagggagacAGATATCTGGTATGAGGCCTGTTGGCCCAGGGTGCTTCAGGAGGTTCATATTAGCCTGGGCCATCTCCTGGGGGAGTGATGGCAATTTGGGAAAATTTTGAGGCGGGCCCTGGGGCTTCCAGAAAGTGAGCATCAGGCTCGGGGGCTGAGGGCAAGGAGATGAGGCTCAGAACTTGCCTGGGCCATTTTTTCCTGGAGCCCTTAGGACTGGAGGAGGTGGGCACTCAAAAGGCTGTTTCTGGCCCCCAGGGCTGACTCAGAACTGGTCCCAAGACCTGTGATCAGGCCTTAGCTGTGGGCTGGGTGGCCACTTGACCTGCTACCTCTTCTTCCTGTGACTTGGCCTTCCCCATCCCTAGGGCCTCTACAGGCCTGGCTCTCTTCTTTTCCAGATCCCAGTGGTAGCTATTATGGCCACTGGTGGTGGGATCCGGGCAATGACTTCCCTGTATGGGCAGCTGGCTGGCCTGAAGGAGCTGGGCCTCTTGGATTGCGTCTCCTACATCACCGGGGCCTCGGGCTCCACCTGGTGAGCTGGGGGCAGGCTGATGCTGGACCCTGTGTGGCAGGGGGTACTGGTGCCAGGgttctcctaggcctctgagaAAACTAGAAGGGCTGGGAGAATGAATGTGCCAGGGAGAAACGTGCTCAAGGGGACCCTGGGAAGGTCCCTGCCAGGCCATTGTCCTAGAAAGCCCGGGGCACGTGGGGCCTAGATGGGGTCCTTCAGTGACAGCCCTCTGGCTTTGGCTTTTCCCAGGGCCTTGGCCAACCTTTCTGAGGACCCAGAGTGGTCTCAGAAGGACCTGGCAGGGCCCACTGAGTTGCTGAAGACCCAGGTGACCAAGAACAAGCTGGGTGTGCTGGCCCTCAGCCAGCTGCAGCGGTACCGGCAGGAGCTGGCCGAGCGTGCCCGCTTGGGCTACCCAAGCTGCTTCACCAACCTGTGGGCCCTCATCAACGAGGCGCTGCTGCATGATGAGGTGCGGGGGCTGCGGCCTGGGGGCAGAGCCAGGGCAAGGGCTGTAGCTGGGGCTCGGTGCTGGACAGCAGGGTGGGAAaggccctgggcacccaggccaCTGTGGGTTTAGGTTCTATGCATCTTTCCCCAGCCCCATGATCACAAGCTCTCAGATCAACGGGAGGCCCTGAGTCATGGCCAGAACCCTCTGCCCATCTACTGTGCCCTCAACACCAAAGGGCAGAGCCTGACCACTTTGGAATTTGGGGGTGAGTGGCCCAAGAGCTGAGACCTGTGCCCTTGCAGTTGGTGGAATAAGGGGAGACGGGGCCTGTGTGCAGATTGTAGATGTCACACCCACCTCTCCTGAGCCAGGTCCCATGCTTTCTGGAGACCGACACCCTACCGGGGTCcctcagccctttgggaaggaggcaggggcCTTAGGTCCTATGCACAAAGCCCAGGCCACAAGGCCTGGGCCTCCTGGTCCTCAGCTGCCCTAAAGCAAAACCCTGGgtcggggtgggggtgtgggtgccTGAGGGCTCTGCACCACGAGGCTGAGGGGTGGGCTCCTCACAGAGTGGTGCGAGTTCTCTCCCTACGAGGTCGGCTTCCCCAAGTATGGGGCCTTCATCCCCTCTGAGCTCTTTGGCTCCGAGTTCTTTATGGGGCAGCTGATGAAGAGGCTTCCTGACTCCCGCATCTGCTGCTTAGAAGGTGAGGGGCACTGGCAGGCCGGGGAAGCTGGGCCGAGCAGGGAAAATGGGTCCTGGGTGAGAGGGCAGCCTCGGTCAGAAGAGTTTCCTGGGCCAGGACTGGCCATGGGGAAGGGTAGGGTTGGGACAAGAGTCGGGGGCCCTCTTCCCTCACGGCTGCTCTTTCAGGTATCTGGAGCAACCTGTATGCAGCCAACCTCCAGGAGAGCTTATACTGGGCCTCAGAGCCCAGCCAGTTCTGGGACCGCTGGGTCAGGAACCAGGCCAACCTGGGTAAGTGCTCCGGCCCCTTCATAAGGGTGCCAAGGGGCAGCCAGCTGGGGCTGCACCAGGGGGCAGGGGGTTCACACCTCTTCCCCTCCAGGGTCACCACCAAGGTGGGGATAAAGGTGCAGGAGTCCCCATTTCCCCACCTTGCCTGTGTAGACAAGGAGCAGGTCCCCCTTCTGAAGATAGAAGTACCACCCTCAACAGCCGGCAGGATAGCTGAGTTTTTCACCGATCTTCTGACGTGGCGTCCACTGGCCCAGGCCACACATAATTTCCTGCGTGGCCTCCATTTCCACAAAGACTACTTCCAGCATCCTCACTTCTCTACATGGAAAGGTACCTGCTTCTCTCCAAAGTCCTCCTGTGGCCACCTGAGCCTTGAGTCCCCAGTCCAGATACCCCTCACGGTCCACTCCCATTCTCCTGCTTTGAGCTTGATTCCCTGGACTACT is from Pan paniscus chromosome 8, NHGRI_mPanPan1-v2.0_pri, whole genome shotgun sequence and encodes:
- the LOC117976139 gene encoding cytosolic phospholipase A2 beta, coding for MACSHRLQTRTVKNSSSPVWNQSFHFRIHRQLKPCHSFPLQNVMELKVFDQDLVTGDDPVLSVLFDAGTLRAGEFRRESFSLSPQGEGCLEVEFHLQSLADRGEWLVSNGILVARELSCLHVQLEETGDQKSSEHRVQLVVPGSCEGSQEASVGTGTFRFHCPACWEQELCIHLQDAPEEQLKVPLSALPSGQVVRLVFPTSQEPLMREELKKEAGLRELAMRLGFGPCAEEQAFLSRRKQVVAAALRQALQLDGDLQEDEIPVVAIMATGGGIRAMTSLYGQLAGLKELGLLDCVSYITGASGSTWALANLSEDPEWSQKDLAGPTELLKTQVTKNKLGVLALSQLQRYRQELAERARLGYPSCFTNLWALINEALLHDEPHDHKLSDQREALSHGQNPLPIYCALNTKGQSLTTLEFGEWCEFSPYEVGFPKYGAFIPSELFGSEFFMGQLMKRLPDSRICCLEGIWSNLYAANLQESLYWASEPSQFWDRWVRNQANLDKEQVPLLKIEVPPSTAGRIAEFFTDLLTWRPLAQATHNFLRGLHFHKDYFQHPHFSTWKATTLDGLPNQLTPSEPHLCLLDVGYLINTSCLPLLQPTRDVDLILSLDYNLHGAFQQLQLLGRFCQEQGIPFPPISPSPEEQLQPRECHTFSDPTCPGAPAVLHFPLVSDSFREYLAPGVRRTPEEAAAGEVNLSSSDYPYHYTKVTYSQEDMDKLLHLTHYNVCNNQEQLLEALRQAVQRRRQRRPH